One genomic window of Erinaceus europaeus chromosome 19, mEriEur2.1, whole genome shotgun sequence includes the following:
- the FGF17 gene encoding fibroblast growth factor 17 isoform X2: MGAARLLSNLTLCLQLLILCCQTQYVRDQGAMTDQLSRRQIREYQLYSRTSGKHVQVTGRRISATAEDGNKYAKLIVETDTFGSRVRIKGAESEKYICMNRRGKLIGKPSGKSTECVFTEIVLENNYTAFQNARHEGWFMAFTRQGRPRQASRSRQNQREAHFIKRLYQGQLPFPNHADRQKQFEFVGSAPTRRTKRTRRPQPQT, from the exons ATGGGAGCTGCCCGCTTGCTGTCCAACCTCACTCT GTGCTTGCAACTACTGATTCTCTGCTGTCAGACGCAG TACGTGAGGGACCAGGGTGCCATGACTGATCAGTTGAGCCGGCGGCAGATCCGAGAATACCAACTCTACAGCCGGACCAGTGGCAAGCACGTGCAAGTCACCGGGCGTCGCATCTCTGCCACTGCTGAGGATGGCAACAAGTATg CCAAGCTCATCGTGGAGACAGACACGTTTGGAAGCCGGGTCCGCATCAAGGGGGCTGAGAGTGAGAAGTACATCTGCATGAATAGGAGGGGCAAACTCATTGGGAAG cCCAGCGGAAAGAGCACCGAGTGCGTGTTCACGGAGATCGTGCTGGAGAACAACTACACGGCCTTCCAGAATGCGCGGCACGAGGGCTGGTTCATGGCCTTCACGCGGCAGGGCCGCCCCAGGCAGGCCTCGCGCAGCCGCCAGAACCAGCGGGAGGCGCATTTCATCAAGCGCCTGTACCAGGGCCAGCTGCCCTTCCCCAACCACGCAGACAGGCAGAAGCAGTTCGAGTTCGTGGGCTCTGCCCCCACGCGGCGGACCAAGCGCACTCGGAGGCCGCAGCCCCAGACGTAG
- the FGF17 gene encoding fibroblast growth factor 17 isoform X1, whose amino-acid sequence MGAARLLSNLTLCLQLLILCCQTQGENHPSPNFNQYVRDQGAMTDQLSRRQIREYQLYSRTSGKHVQVTGRRISATAEDGNKYAKLIVETDTFGSRVRIKGAESEKYICMNRRGKLIGKPSGKSTECVFTEIVLENNYTAFQNARHEGWFMAFTRQGRPRQASRSRQNQREAHFIKRLYQGQLPFPNHADRQKQFEFVGSAPTRRTKRTRRPQPQT is encoded by the exons ATGGGAGCTGCCCGCTTGCTGTCCAACCTCACTCT GTGCTTGCAACTACTGATTCTCTGCTGTCAGACGCAG GGGGAGAATCACCCGTCTCCTAATTTTAACCAGTACGTGAGGGACCAGGGTGCCATGACTGATCAGTTGAGCCGGCGGCAGATCCGAGAATACCAACTCTACAGCCGGACCAGTGGCAAGCACGTGCAAGTCACCGGGCGTCGCATCTCTGCCACTGCTGAGGATGGCAACAAGTATg CCAAGCTCATCGTGGAGACAGACACGTTTGGAAGCCGGGTCCGCATCAAGGGGGCTGAGAGTGAGAAGTACATCTGCATGAATAGGAGGGGCAAACTCATTGGGAAG cCCAGCGGAAAGAGCACCGAGTGCGTGTTCACGGAGATCGTGCTGGAGAACAACTACACGGCCTTCCAGAATGCGCGGCACGAGGGCTGGTTCATGGCCTTCACGCGGCAGGGCCGCCCCAGGCAGGCCTCGCGCAGCCGCCAGAACCAGCGGGAGGCGCATTTCATCAAGCGCCTGTACCAGGGCCAGCTGCCCTTCCCCAACCACGCAGACAGGCAGAAGCAGTTCGAGTTCGTGGGCTCTGCCCCCACGCGGCGGACCAAGCGCACTCGGAGGCCGCAGCCCCAGACGTAG